A segment of the Nostoc sp. TCL26-01 genome:
ATAAAAAAACGGAGATTACACAAATAGCACAAGTCCAAAATAAATATAATCCTTGTTCTATATAAAAATTAATAGGATATTCTAAAATAGGTCGATAAATCGTAAATAATAATAAATAACAAATAATGGTTCCCACCTGGGATATTAAGTGCATTCGCCACAGCACAGGCATAATTGTTGCTTGAGTCAAAAACATGAGACTCCACAGACCGATCCTGGGTTCTAAGTTGTTAAATATCAAGGCTATATCAATTTGTACAGCACAAGTTACAGACCAACATAAACTCAGAAAAATTAGGTCAGGAAAACGATAACCTATAGAAGTTTTACATAAAATCCCACAAATTAAAATAAATATTTCTACAATAAAACCAATTTTCAAAGCTTGCATTTTTCCTTCTGGGTATGGATTAGTCCAGAGAAAATATGCAATGATAGTGACACCAGCTAATAACATAATCAAAGTCTGTAATCGCAGACGTTTAAGCATAAAGCGGTGGCGCTGTTCTTTATAAGACTTTTCCTGGTTGTGTTGCTGTTGCCAGTCAGGCTGTCGATGATTGATCAGTGCATCTAGTTGAGTTTTGTTAGGCTGATTGAGATGAATCATGATTCAGAATTGAGCTTTTGCTATTATTTTTTTGCAGCAAGATAAATAGATTCCCCTATCAAAAATAAGCAGTAACTTGCTACATAGTTGAGTCACTGAAAAACCTGACCATATTAACGAATTATTCTGTTGGGGAAGAACGAAACCTGCCAGAACATTTTCCATGTTTAGCACTTTTACCCAGTTTGGCAGCAGTGTAATTACTAGAGAGAGATAAGTTTACTCAGTTAACTAGACTTTTAAGCGGCAAAGTGTCTTCAGGAAAGGCAAATTTAATTAAGCTGACTAATTGACTCCAATTGTGTAACTCTTCTTCTGAGGACGCTTGCCAAAACTCATTGACAAAAAATTCTGCCCACCATGATGGAGCTTGCTGGCGGTAAACACCATCGTGATTTTTACGCCATCGCTTGCGCCACTTGATAAAGTCTCTTGTTGTTGGTGCTTGTACTCCCACAATGGGCGGAAAATCGGCATAGCTAACAAAGCTACTTACACCCTTGGCGTGGACATAAACTACATATCGCCAACATTCCACGGTGTAGATATCATCAAAAGCAATGCGGAACATCAAACAAATTGCTTCTTCTGTGACAAATCGTGCTAGTGGGTGAGGAGTAAACGATTTGTGAATAATTTTTGATGCGCGGATGGCAAGCGCTTTACCCTGGAGTGATGATACCATAAAAGATAATTCTCGTGAAAAAAAAGATGATTCTCGTAAAGAAAGATGATTCTTCTAAAAAAAGATGATTTTTGAATAGAGAGGATTCGAGGTTTCTCCGAGATGCCTATTGTAAATTTAGCGATCGCTCTTCAGTTTCCTAGGCCGGGGAGTGATCGTTTTATATGATACAATAAATCGACGACTCATACAAGTCATCGATAGTAAAGATTATGGGAATGATTCGCCTCAAGATTCGAGAGTACGCTGCCCAAAAGGGTTGGACGTTGAAAGAAGTATCTGACCGTTCTGGTGTAGTTTACAGCACTCTGAGAACCTATGCGCGATCGCCTGGATTGGCAACTGTGGATTTTACGGCGATTCAGAAGCTAGCAAAAACCTTTGATGTGATGATTGAAGAGTTAGTTGAGGTTGTCCAGGAATGAATGATAGTTTGGTGGTAGCGATCGTTTTTAGAGCGCTGAGACACCAAGCTTCGTTAAATAGCTTGAATCCACTCTTTCACAGAATACTCAGTCCAGATACCATGTTGCCAGTAGGGGTCATTTTCAATCAATTGTCTGACAATGGCTTCGTCTTCAGCTTCGTAAATTCCAAAGACTTTGGTGACATCTTTAGTAGGGCCGATGGTAATTAAAACGCCAGATGCTTTTTGATTAGCTAATCCATCTAAATGAGCTTGGCGATAAGGGACACGTTTTTCTAGTACGTCTTCGCAGTAAGTTCCCCAGAGGATGTATTTAGGCATAGATATTTAATGCAAAATTCAAACCTAATCATAATAGTCAGTGATGAGTCACATATCAACTCATCACTGATGATTGTTAACTTCTGAGATTAACACCAAACTTTTCTACTAAAGCTTCACGGACTTTGTTGTGTACTGGTTCGACTTCGGTGTCGGTGAGAGTGCGATCGCTTGCACGATAAACTAGACGAAAAGCTAAACTTCTCTGTCCTTGGGGGACATTTTCACCGCGATACTCATCAAATAATTCCACAGACTCCAGTAAACCTTTACCCGCGTGAGTAATGGATTTTTCAATTTCGGCAACGGAAACTTTCACGGGTGCAAAGAAAGCAATGTCGCGATCGCTGGCTGGGTAAGTGGAGTAAGCTTTGAAGGGAGGAACAAGAATATCATCTTGATCCAAGGCATTCAGTAGCACATCTAAATTCAACTGGAACAAATAGACAGACTCTGGTAAACCCTTGTCTCGTCGCAATTGGGGGTGGAGTTGTCCAAAAAGCCCTAATCTATTACCGCCAATCCACAAAGAAGCAGTGCGTCCTGGATGCAAGCGCTCATCACGACGATCTGGTTGATATTCTACCAAGATGCCTAGTTGCTGGAAAACACTTTCTAAAATCCCTTTAGCTTCAAAGAAAGTTAGGGATTGTTCCCGTCCACCTTTAGCCCACTTGCCGATGGTTCTATCACCACCGATGATACCAGCGATCGCATCCGCTTCTTGCAAACCATCTTCTTCTTTCCAGAAAATTCGCCCGATTTCAAAACCATTGAGTGAACCGTTACCTTGTTCTAAGTTGTATTGAAAAGCATCAATCAACCCGGCGATTAAATCGGTTCGCAATGCTGAATACTCAGCAAATAATGGGTTACTTAAGACTATTTGTCTATCGTCTCCTGGTTTGACTAAAGAGTAGTGCATCAACTCTGTCAAACCTTCTGCCCGGAGAGAAGCACGCAACTTGCGGGTTAGTTCTTGATCTACAGGTAAATAACCAGCTTCCGCTTTATCTGGCAGGGTGTCGCAGAAATTATCATAACCGTAGAGACGAGCGACTTCTTCAATTAAGTCAATTTCTCGTTCTAAATCGCGGTAACGATAGGGTGGTACAGCAACATTCCAAGTCCCTTCCTCAGTTAGAGTTAGCTGACATCCCAATGCAGTCAGGATT
Coding sequences within it:
- a CDS encoding helix-turn-helix domain-containing protein codes for the protein MGMIRLKIREYAAQKGWTLKEVSDRSGVVYSTLRTYARSPGLATVDFTAIQKLAKTFDVMIEELVEVVQE
- a CDS encoding YciI family protein, with product MPKYILWGTYCEDVLEKRVPYRQAHLDGLANQKASGVLITIGPTKDVTKVFGIYEAEDEAIVRQLIENDPYWQHGIWTEYSVKEWIQAI